A portion of the Pagrus major chromosome 8, Pma_NU_1.0 genome contains these proteins:
- the LOC141000798 gene encoding patatin-like phospholipase domain-containing protein 2 isoform X2, with the protein MFNWDEEWNISFAGCGFRSIYYLGALSCILQEVPQLVHGASKICGASSGCLVAAALTVGIPIEQICVDVLTVAKEARKHTLGIFHPNFSLLRTVQDALLEKLPADAHLRASGRLCVSLTRLTDGKNVLVSEFDSREELIQVLICSCFFPVYCGFTQPSYRGVRYMDGALSNNMPLFEQRNTITMAPFSGESDICPREGTFNFFEVHYGNVSIQVNTGNVHRVCTSFLPPRLEKLAEICHNGYMDALHFLRDRDLLGKQHIPPSLEMETDTIKPCCELVESKKTLLNGQNSHQEDHCWLDLKVIENLPLSFKKVLCEACRDTHDGSKFLPLKVVMNLLILLMMPIELTVLLIKSASPEQSCSSRSSYSDIRTQTGGHKNIKTLTSTTTPNSNKTLHCNNNCNLHLLTPTSGGPSNFHTNKTPTCGKVALNHRSKSTLHQT; encoded by the exons ATGTTTAACTGGGACGAGGAGTGGAACATCTCTTTTGCAGGCTGTGGGTTCAGGAGTATTTATTATCTGGGAGCACTGAGCTGTATCCTTCAGGAGGTCCCACAGCTCGTTCATGGAGCCTCTAAAATCTGTGGAGCTTCATCCGGTTGTCTCgtggctgcagctctgacagTCGGGATTCCCATCG AACAGAtatgtgttgatgttttgaCGGTGGCAAAAGAGGCCAGAAAGCACACTCTGGGAATTTTCCACCCGAACTTCAGTCTGCTGCGGACAGTGCAGGACGCCCTGCTGGAGAAGCTCCCGGCAGATGCCCACCTTCGGGCCTCTGGAAGGCTCTGCGTTTCCCTCACCAGACTGACTGATGGGAAGAATGTTCTGGTGTCagagtttgacagcagagaggagctcaTTCAG GTTCTCATCTGCAGCTGCTTTTTCCCTGTTTACTGTGGTTTCACCCAACCTTCATACCGTGGAGTG CGCTATATGGATGGAGCCCTGAGCAACAACATGCCCCTGTTCGAGCAGAGAAACACCATCACTATGGCCCCGTTCTCAGGTGAGAGCGACATCTGCCCCAGAGAGGGAACATTCAACTTCTTTGAGGTGCACTACGGCAACGTTAGCATCCAGGTCAACACTGGAAATGTGCATCGGGTCTGTACGTCCTTCCTCCCACCAAGACTTGAG AAGCTGGCTGAGATCTGCCACAACGGCTACATGGATGCTCTTCATTTCCTGAGAGATAGAG ATCTGCTTGGAAAGCAGCATATTCCCCCCAGTTTGGAAATGGAAACGGACACAATCAAACCTTGTTGTGAGCTGGTGGAGTCAAAGAAGACACTGTTGAATGGACAAAACTCTCATCAGGAGGATCATTGTTGGCTGGACCTGAAAGTCATAGAAAACCTCCCACTTAGCTTCAAGAAAG TGCTGTGTGAGGCATGCAGGGACACTCATGATGGCAGCAAGTTTCTTCCATTGAAAGTGGTTATGAATCTGCTGATCCTACTGATGATGCCCATTGAGCTGACCGTCTTACTCATCAAAAG TGCATCtccagagcagagctgcagcagcagatccTCTTACTCAGACATCAGAACCCAGACAGGaggacacaaaaacattaaaactttgaCCTCAACAACCACCCCAAATTCCAACAAAACTCTTCACTGCAACAACAACTGTAATCTGCACCTCCTCACCCCTACATCTGGAGGTCCATCCAACTTCCACACCAACAAAACACCTACATGTGGCAAGGTTGCTTTAAACCACCGAAGTAAATCAACTCTTCATCAAACATAa
- the LOC141000798 gene encoding patatin-like phospholipase domain-containing protein 2 isoform X1: protein MFNWDEEWNISFAGCGFRSIYYLGALSCILQEVPQLVHGASKICGASSGCLVAAALTVGIPIEQICVDVLTVAKEARKHTLGIFHPNFSLLRTVQDALLEKLPADAHLRASGRLCVSLTRLTDGKNVLVSEFDSREELIQVLICSCFFPVYCGFTQPSYRGVRYMDGALSNNMPLFEQRNTITMAPFSGESDICPREGTFNFFEVHYGNVSIQVNTGNVHRVCTSFLPPRLEKLAEICHNGYMDALHFLRDRDLLGKQHIPPSLEMETDTIKPCCELVESKKTLLNGQNSHQEDHCWLDLKVIENLPLSFKKVLCEACRDTHDGSKFLPLKVVMNLLILLMMPIELTVLLIKSMILSGCSVIFKQLTLTAVFCRQTLSSRREDLKSASPEQSCSSRSSYSDIRTQTGGHKNIKTLTSTTTPNSNKTLHCNNNCNLHLLTPTSGGPSNFHTNKTPTCGKVALNHRSKSTLHQT, encoded by the exons ATGTTTAACTGGGACGAGGAGTGGAACATCTCTTTTGCAGGCTGTGGGTTCAGGAGTATTTATTATCTGGGAGCACTGAGCTGTATCCTTCAGGAGGTCCCACAGCTCGTTCATGGAGCCTCTAAAATCTGTGGAGCTTCATCCGGTTGTCTCgtggctgcagctctgacagTCGGGATTCCCATCG AACAGAtatgtgttgatgttttgaCGGTGGCAAAAGAGGCCAGAAAGCACACTCTGGGAATTTTCCACCCGAACTTCAGTCTGCTGCGGACAGTGCAGGACGCCCTGCTGGAGAAGCTCCCGGCAGATGCCCACCTTCGGGCCTCTGGAAGGCTCTGCGTTTCCCTCACCAGACTGACTGATGGGAAGAATGTTCTGGTGTCagagtttgacagcagagaggagctcaTTCAG GTTCTCATCTGCAGCTGCTTTTTCCCTGTTTACTGTGGTTTCACCCAACCTTCATACCGTGGAGTG CGCTATATGGATGGAGCCCTGAGCAACAACATGCCCCTGTTCGAGCAGAGAAACACCATCACTATGGCCCCGTTCTCAGGTGAGAGCGACATCTGCCCCAGAGAGGGAACATTCAACTTCTTTGAGGTGCACTACGGCAACGTTAGCATCCAGGTCAACACTGGAAATGTGCATCGGGTCTGTACGTCCTTCCTCCCACCAAGACTTGAG AAGCTGGCTGAGATCTGCCACAACGGCTACATGGATGCTCTTCATTTCCTGAGAGATAGAG ATCTGCTTGGAAAGCAGCATATTCCCCCCAGTTTGGAAATGGAAACGGACACAATCAAACCTTGTTGTGAGCTGGTGGAGTCAAAGAAGACACTGTTGAATGGACAAAACTCTCATCAGGAGGATCATTGTTGGCTGGACCTGAAAGTCATAGAAAACCTCCCACTTAGCTTCAAGAAAG TGCTGTGTGAGGCATGCAGGGACACTCATGATGGCAGCAAGTTTCTTCCATTGAAAGTGGTTATGAATCTGCTGATCCTACTGATGATGCCCATTGAGCTGACCGTCTTACTCATCAAAAG CATGATATTGTCAGGCTGTTCAGTGATTTTCAAACAGTTGACGCTGACCGCAGTTTTCTGCAGGCAGACATTGAGCAGCAGACGTGAGGATCTCAAGAG TGCATCtccagagcagagctgcagcagcagatccTCTTACTCAGACATCAGAACCCAGACAGGaggacacaaaaacattaaaactttgaCCTCAACAACCACCCCAAATTCCAACAAAACTCTTCACTGCAACAACAACTGTAATCTGCACCTCCTCACCCCTACATCTGGAGGTCCATCCAACTTCCACACCAACAAAACACCTACATGTGGCAAGGTTGCTTTAAACCACCGAAGTAAATCAACTCTTCATCAAACATAa